One genomic window of Corythoichthys intestinalis isolate RoL2023-P3 chromosome 18, ASM3026506v1, whole genome shotgun sequence includes the following:
- the LOC130906080 gene encoding core histone macro-H2A.1 isoform X1, which yields MSSRGGKKKLTKTSRSTKAGVIFPVGRMLRYIKRGLPKYRIGVGAPVYLAAVLEYLTAEILELAGNAARDNKKGRVTPRHILLAIANDEELNQLLKGVTIAAGGVLPNIHPELLAKKRGAKGKLETPLSPAPEKKAKPAKKPASKKMSGKKGAAGKAKKAGEASKTASADSTTEGSPAGSFTVLSTKSLFLGQKLNLIHSEVSNLAGFDVEGVINPTNGELDLKDDLGSALEKKGGKELAEAVLEMKKKNGPLDVAGAVLTAGFGLPAKYVIHCNSPAWGSDKCEEMLEKTVKNCLALADEKKLKSVAFPSIGSGRNGFPKQTAAQVILKAISSYFVATMSSSIKTVYFVLFDSESIGIYVQEMAKLEGS from the exons ATGTCGAGTCGAGGAGGTAAGAAGAAGCTGACTAAGACGTCACGCTCTACCAAGGCGGGCGTCATCTTCCCAGTGGGCCGCATGCTGCGTTACATCAAGCGCGGCCTGCCTAAGTACCGCATTGGAGTGGGTGCACCCGTTTACCTGGCGGCTGTTTTGGAGTACCTTACGG CTGAGATTCTGGAGTTGGCGGGCAACGCGGCCCGAGACAACAAGAAGGGTCGCGTCACGCCACGACACATCCTGCTCGCCATTGCCAACGACGAGGAACTCAACCAG CTTCTAAAAGGCGTGACCATCGCAGCGGGTGGCGTCCTGCCCAACATTCATCCCGAGCTCCTGGCTAAGAAGCGGGGCGCCAAAGGCAAGCTGGAGACGCCCCTCTCGCCCGCCCCGGAGAAGAAAGCCAAACCGGCCAAGAAGCCGGCGAGCAAGAAGATGAGCGGCAAGAAAGGAGCGGCTGGCAAGGCCAAG AAAGCGGGCGAGGCCAGCAAGACGGCGTCTGCCGATAGCACCACCGAGGGCTCGCCGGCGGGCAGCTTCACCGTGCTCTCCACTAAAAGCCTCTTCCTAGGTCAAAAA CTCAACCTTATCCACAGCGAGGTCAGCAACTTGGCTGGCTTTGACGTGGAGGGGGTCATCAACCCCACCAACGGCGAACTTGACCTAAAAGACGACCTAG GTTCTGCCCTGGAAAAGAAAGGCGGCAAGGAGTTAGCTGAAGCGGTGCTGGAGATGAAGAAAAAGAATGGACCGCTGGATGTGGCAGGAG CGGTGTTAACTGCCGGCTTCGGCCTTCCCGCCAAGTATGTCATCCACTGTAACAGTCCGGCGTGGGGCTCGGACAAGTGCGAGGAGATGCTGGAAAAGACTGTGAAGAATTGCCTGGCTCTGGCCGATGAGAAGAAACTTAAGTCGGTTGCATTCCCGTCGATCGGGAGCGGAAG GAACGGCTTTCCGAAGCAGACGGCGGCCCAGGTGATCCTGAAGGCCATCTCCAGCTACTTCGTGGCCACCATGTCATCCAGCATCAAGACGGTTTACTTCGTGCTGTTCGACAGCGAGAGCATCGGCATCTACGTGCAGGAAATGGCCAAACTGGAGGGCAGTTAG
- the LOC130906080 gene encoding core histone macro-H2A.1 isoform X2 — MSSRGGKKKLTKTSRSTKAGVIFPVGRMLRYIKRGLPKYRIGVGAPVYLAAVLEYLTAEILELAGNAARDNKKGRVTPRHILLAIANDEELNQLLKGVTIAAGGVLPNIHPELLAKKRGAKGKLETPLSPAPEKKAKPAKKPASKKMSGKKGAAGKAKKAGEASKTASADSTTEGSPAGSFTVLSTKSLFLGQKLQVIQADISVVESDAVVHPTNSALYTGGEVGSALEKKGGKELAEAVLEMKKKNGPLDVAGAVLTAGFGLPAKYVIHCNSPAWGSDKCEEMLEKTVKNCLALADEKKLKSVAFPSIGSGRNGFPKQTAAQVILKAISSYFVATMSSSIKTVYFVLFDSESIGIYVQEMAKLEGS; from the exons ATGTCGAGTCGAGGAGGTAAGAAGAAGCTGACTAAGACGTCACGCTCTACCAAGGCGGGCGTCATCTTCCCAGTGGGCCGCATGCTGCGTTACATCAAGCGCGGCCTGCCTAAGTACCGCATTGGAGTGGGTGCACCCGTTTACCTGGCGGCTGTTTTGGAGTACCTTACGG CTGAGATTCTGGAGTTGGCGGGCAACGCGGCCCGAGACAACAAGAAGGGTCGCGTCACGCCACGACACATCCTGCTCGCCATTGCCAACGACGAGGAACTCAACCAG CTTCTAAAAGGCGTGACCATCGCAGCGGGTGGCGTCCTGCCCAACATTCATCCCGAGCTCCTGGCTAAGAAGCGGGGCGCCAAAGGCAAGCTGGAGACGCCCCTCTCGCCCGCCCCGGAGAAGAAAGCCAAACCGGCCAAGAAGCCGGCGAGCAAGAAGATGAGCGGCAAGAAAGGAGCGGCTGGCAAGGCCAAG AAAGCGGGCGAGGCCAGCAAGACGGCGTCTGCCGATAGCACCACCGAGGGCTCGCCGGCGGGCAGCTTCACCGTGCTCTCCACTAAAAGCCTCTTCCTAGGTCAAAAA TTGCAAGTTATCCAAGCCGACATTTCCGTCGTGGAGAGCGACGCGGTCGTTCACCCGACCAACTCGGCCCTCTATACGGGCGGTGAAGTAG GTTCTGCCCTGGAAAAGAAAGGCGGCAAGGAGTTAGCTGAAGCGGTGCTGGAGATGAAGAAAAAGAATGGACCGCTGGATGTGGCAGGAG CGGTGTTAACTGCCGGCTTCGGCCTTCCCGCCAAGTATGTCATCCACTGTAACAGTCCGGCGTGGGGCTCGGACAAGTGCGAGGAGATGCTGGAAAAGACTGTGAAGAATTGCCTGGCTCTGGCCGATGAGAAGAAACTTAAGTCGGTTGCATTCCCGTCGATCGGGAGCGGAAG GAACGGCTTTCCGAAGCAGACGGCGGCCCAGGTGATCCTGAAGGCCATCTCCAGCTACTTCGTGGCCACCATGTCATCCAGCATCAAGACGGTTTACTTCGTGCTGTTCGACAGCGAGAGCATCGGCATCTACGTGCAGGAAATGGCCAAACTGGAGGGCAGTTAG